In Juglans microcarpa x Juglans regia isolate MS1-56 chromosome 4S, Jm3101_v1.0, whole genome shotgun sequence, a single window of DNA contains:
- the LOC121263145 gene encoding CASP-like protein 2C1: MRAGMELGLSEISVFLRLSAILFLVLTACLVGLDAQSKHIFYTERKATFKDLDALMVLVYVESAAACYNLLHLICKRSISTWFEGYSKWSLCLSWVILLVDQVAAYITFGANSAALQSAVFAVTGEKDFQWMKLCNRYSRFCIQIGGGLLGGFVASLLMALLSSISAFDLFRHYSPKRLLFLKSA; the protein is encoded by the exons ATGCGCGCGGGCATGGAGTTGGGGTTATCGGAAATCAGTGTTTTTCTACGGCTTTCTGCAATCTTATTCTTGGTTTTGACGGCTTGTTTAGTAGGTTTAGATGCTCAATCCAAGCATATCTTCTACACTGAGAGAAAAGCTACTTTCAAAGATTTGGATGCTCTTAT GGTTTTAGTGTATGTGGAATCTGCGGCTGCTTGCTATAATCTGCTTCACCTTATATGCAAACGTTCAATCTCAACGTGGTTTGAAGGATACTCGAAATGGTCCCTATGCCTATCTTGGGTTATTTTGCTGGTGGATCAG gtggcaGCTTACATTACATTTGGGGCAAACTCAGCTGCACTTCAGAGCGCAGTTTTTGCAGTGACTGGTGAAAAAGATTTTCAATGGATGAAGCTTTGCAACAGATACAGCAGATTCTGCATCCAAATTGGTGGGGGTTTGCTCGGTGGCTTTGTGGCATCTCTGCTAATGGCACTCCTATCGTCCATCTCCGCCTTTGATCTGTTTAGGCACTATTCACCAAAACGATTGCTGTTCTTAAAGTCTgcatga
- the LOC121262873 gene encoding calmodulin-binding protein 60 B-like, producing the protein MQTRYMERTKSMSRGKRSLEGGGGEDEQQERKRPALASVIVEALKVDSLQKLCSSLEPILRRVVSEEVERALAKLGPARLTGRSSPKRIEGPDGRNLQLLFKSRLSLPLFTGGKVEGEQGAAIHVILIDANTGCVVTSGPESSVKLDIHVLEGDFNNEDDEGWSQEEFESHVVKEREGKRPLLTGDLQVTLKEGVGTLGELTFTDNSSWIRSRKFRLGLKVASGFCEGMRIREAKTEAFTVKDHRGELYKKHYPPALDDEVWRLEKIGKEGSFHKRLNSKEIFTVRDFLRLVVRDQQKLRTILGSGMSNKMWDALLEHAKTCVTSGKFYVYFSDDARNMGAVFNNIYELSGLINGEQYLSANSLSDSQKVYVDMLVKKAYDHWEQVIEYDGKAPLSFKQNDRPSASRNELNMGLIDYSTALDHQLQIPHLPVPSEQPPMDSGLRVGGYNDNLATRYSAQSHIGNSISRVQFDSTSLAQHDHLLSNSHQDQSERNDNTTVGLALGLPQSSTSGFETSNPTAQSSSLPPFDDWSQNQEKGVDEFFSEEEIHIRSREMLENEDMQHLLRLFSMGGHSSINMPEDGYSFSSYMPSPMPTFEEDRGRSGKAVVGWLKIKAAMRWGFFIRKKAAEKRAQIVELEDE; encoded by the exons ATGCAGACTAGGTATATGGAGAGGACCAAATCTATGAGCAGAGGCAAGAGGAGTTTGGAGGGGGGAGGAGGAGAAGACGAGCAGCAGGAGCGCAAGCGGCCCGCTCTCGCTAG TGTAATTGTTGAGGCTCTGAAAGTGGACAGTCTACAAAAGCTATGCTCGTCTTTGGAACCTATTCTTCGTAGAGTT GTCAGTGAAGAAGTGGAGCGTGCCTTGGCTAAGTTAGGCCCTGCTAGACTTACTGGAAG GTCTTCCCCAAAACGAATTGAAGGTCCAGATGGACGAAACTTGCAGCTGCTCTTTAAGTCCAGATTGTCTCTTCCTCTCTTCACTGGAGGGAAAGTAGAAGGCGAGCAGGGTGCTGCGATCCATGTTATTTTGATTGATGCGAACACCGGTTGTGTTGTTACATCTGGACCTGAATCCTCAGTCAAACTAGACATTCATGTGCTGGAAGGTGATTTTAACAATGAAGATGATGAAGGCTGGTCCCAAGAAGAATTTGAAAGCCATGTAGTGAAAGAGCGTGAAGGCAAGAGACCCTTGTTAACTGGGGACCTGCAAGTGACACTCAAGGAAGGGGTAGGGACATTAGGGGAGCTTACATTTACGGATAACTCAAGTTGGATAAGGAGCAGGAAGTTCAGGCTTGGCTTGAAGGTTGCCTCTGGATTTTGTGAGGGCATGCGCATACGAGAAGCAAAGACAGAAGCTTTTACTGTTAAAGATCACAGAGGGGAAT TGTACAAGAAACACTATCCACCTGCATTAGATGATGAAGTATGGAGATTGGAGAAAATTGGCAAGGAAGGGTCATTCCACAAGAGGCTGAACAGCAAAGAAATATTCACAGTTCGAGATTTTCTTCGGCTTGTGGTCAGAGATCAGCAAAAACTTCGAACT ATCCTTGGAAGTGGTATGTCAAATAAGATGTGGGATGCTCTCTTAGAGCATGCAAAGACTTGTGTCACGAGTGGGAAGTTCTATGTTTACTTTTCTGATGATGCAAGAAATATGGGTGCTGTTTTTAACAACATATATGAACTGAGTGGCCTTATTAATGGGGAGCAATACCTTTCTGCTAATTCTCTTTCTGATAGCCAAAAG GTCTATGTGGATATGCTGGTGAAGAAAGCATATGACCATTGGGAACAAGTTATAGAATATGATGGCAAGGCACCCTTGAGCTTCAAGCAGAATGACAGGCCAAGTGCATCCCGGAATGAACTTAATATGGGCCTAATTGATTACTCTACTGCTTTGGATCATCAGCTGCAAATACCACACCTGCCTGTTCCTTCAGAGCAGCCTCCTATGGATTCTGGCTTACGTGTTGGAG GGTATAATGATAATCTCGCAACGAGGTATTCAGCCCAGTCACATATTGGAAATTCAATTTCTCGCGTCCAGTTTGACAGCACTTCTCTTGCACAACATGACCATTTGTTAAGCAACTCTCACCAAGACCaaagtgaaagaaatgataACACCACTGTTGGACTGGCCCTTGGTCTTCCACAATCATCCACGTCAGGATTTGAAACTAGTAACCCTACAGCTCAATCATCTAGTCTTCCTCCTTTTGATGACTGGTCCCAAAACCAGGAGAAGGGAGTTGATGAGTTCTTTTCGGAGGAAGAGATTCACATTAGAAGTCGCGAGATGCTTGAGAATGAAGATATGCAGCATTTGCTCCGACTCTTCAGTATGGGAGGTCATTCCTCAATTAATATGCCAGAGGATGGGTACTCATTCTCATCGTACATGCCATCACCAATGCCAACCTTTGAGGAAGATCGTGGCCGATCTGGAAAAGCTGTTGTTGGGTGGCTGAAGATTAAGGCAGCAATGAGGTGGGGTTTCTTTATTAGGAAGAAAGCTGCTGAGAAGCGAGCACAGATTGTTGAGTTAGAGGATGAGTAG